From Pseudomonas sp. G2-4:
AGTTCAGCAAGTGTGCATGCGTCGCCGCGTCACCCGCTGGATCGTTGATTTGCACGAACTCAAACTCCGGCCAGCTCCAGGCTGCTCGTAGCGCGAGGCGACCGATCCGACCGAAACCATTGATGCCAACTTTGATAGTCATATTGGTGTGCTCTGTATCTGTTGTCAGTGGGCGTTCGACTGGGATGTCGGACTGGCCGATGTATTCAATGCGGGATGGCAGCAACACCGGTGAATAATCCTCAGATAGAGCGCTGATTGACACGTTTCATAAGTTCCTCCGCCGACTCCTTGCGCTCGGAATAACGGTCCACCAGATAGTCCTGACGGTCGCGAAGCAGCAGCGTGAATTTCACCAACTCTTCCATCACATCCACGACGCGATCATAGAACGGAGACGGTTTCATCCGGCCGTTATCGTCGAATTCCATATAGGCTTTCGGTACGGAAGACTGGTTGGGGATGGTAAACATGCGCATCCAACGTCCGAGCACTCGCAGCTGATTGACCACGTTGAACGACTGCGAGCCACCGCACACTTGCATGACGGCGAGGGTTTTGCCCTGGGTCGGGCGTACCGCGCCCATCGCCAGTGGTACCCAATCAATCTGCGCCTTGAACACTGCACTCATGGAGCCATGACGCTCTGGAGAACACCAGACCTGCCCTTCCGACCAGAGCATCAGCTCGCGCAGTTCTTTCACACGTGGATGATTGTCAGGGGCGTCATCGGGCAGCGGCAAACCGGACGGATTGAAAATCCGCGCCTCGGCGCCGAAATGCTCCAGCAAGCGAGCGGCCTCCTCAACCAACAAGCGACTGAAAGAGCGCTCACGGGTCGATCCATACAGCAGCAAAATGCGCGGTTTGTGGGTGGAAGTCTTTTCGATACCGAGTTTGTCTGTCGATGGGAGATCAGCCAGTTCGGTATCGAGTTGGGGGATGTGTTCATCAAACATAGTCTTTGTCCTGCGCAACGGCGCTCTTGGATTCATCGAACCAGCGGCGTTTCAACCAGAGGGCTACGCCGACCAGGGAAATCAGCACCGGCACTTCCACCAACGGGCCGATCACCGTGGAGAAAGCGACCGGGGATGCTGCGGCAGCTATTGGCAGTGCAGAGAAACAGGATTTTCATCGAGCGGTCTCGTAGTTGAAGGCGGAATCAGGCGATTTTGCTTTCACAGCACACGGCGGCACGTTCGGGACGGTCACCCATTTCATCAAGGCGTTTGGCATCAGGGCTCAACCAGTGCTTGTTGTTTTCCAGCACAGTGGTCAGCACATGAAGAACCCAATCAGGGAGATTCGGGTGCAGCCGGTAGTAAACCCATTGACCTTGCCGACGGTCCGATAACAGACCACAAATACGCAATTGCGCCAGGTGCCTGGAGACTTTTGGCTGACTCTCATTCAACGCGCAGGTCAGTTCGCAAACACATAACTCGCCTTCACGGGTGATGAGCAGCATCGTGCGGACCCGAGTGTCGTCAGC
This genomic window contains:
- the arsH gene encoding arsenical resistance protein ArsH yields the protein MFDEHIPQLDTELADLPSTDKLGIEKTSTHKPRILLLYGSTRERSFSRLLVEEAARLLEHFGAEARIFNPSGLPLPDDAPDNHPRVKELRELMLWSEGQVWCSPERHGSMSAVFKAQIDWVPLAMGAVRPTQGKTLAVMQVCGGSQSFNVVNQLRVLGRWMRMFTIPNQSSVPKAYMEFDDNGRMKPSPFYDRVVDVMEELVKFTLLLRDRQDYLVDRYSERKESAEELMKRVNQRSI
- a CDS encoding metalloregulator ArsR/SmtB family transcription factor, with translation MADHLTPTTVFKCLADDTRVRTMLLITREGELCVCELTCALNESQPKVSRHLAQLRICGLLSDRRQGQWVYYRLHPNLPDWVLHVLTTVLENNKHWLSPDAKRLDEMGDRPERAAVCCESKIA